GGCTCTAGCGTATGTATACAGCATCAGTTTTCCTTTAAAAATATGCACTTAGGGCGAATAGCAAACAGTATGTTTTATTGTGCTAACTCGAATACGACAAGACAGCCGGAAGGTCTTTTTTAAAAAACATTGCGCGGCAACTGCGAAAACACAGTGATTTTCAAAACCTTTTTCGGTCGGGCAAGTTGTGAAAACGATTTCCGCTTCAATATTTTTTAAAAAAGACCTTCCGGCTGTCCGTCAAACTACGTTTATTTTACAATGATTTTTATCACTCCAAAAGTGTCTCACTCTTGTGTATTACTTAATCCGGACAAGAATGTACTTGTATCCTGTTTTCAAACTCTGTATCATCATTCCTATTCGTAATATCAAGGGGGCGGCATGCGCAAATTACTGGAAGGCATCCTGGATTTCCACGCCAAGCGCGAGGCGGGAAATGATCTTTTATTCAAACACTTAACCGCCCGCCAGCAACCTGACGCGCTTTTCATCACTTGCAGTGACAGCCGGGTGGTGCCCAATCTTCTGGTCTCCACCAATCCGGGAGATCTTTTTGTCATGCGCAATGTGGGTAATGTTGTCCCGGCCTGCTGCGATCACTCCGGTTATTCCAAAACTGACGACTCGGAAATAGCCGCACTCGAATATGCGCTGAATTGTCTCCAGGTAAAAGATATTATTGTCTGCGGCCACTCCAATTGTGGTGCCATCCACGCTATTTATAAGAATTCCACCGTAAAGTCCGCGCCCCATTTAAACTCCTGGCTGAGCCATGCCAAGGATGCGCTGGATACCTTTGAGCATCCGCTCACGTTTGATAAAGACTGGTCCGTCCCGGACCGCATCTCGCAAAAAAATGTCCTTCTCCAAATTGAACATTTAAAAACCTATGATATCGTGCAATCTGCATTGCAAAAAAAACAGACCGCATTGCATGCCTGGTGGTTTGACATCGAAGAAGTGGAAATCTACTCCTTCAACCGTGATGAAAATAAATTCAAGGTTATCAATCCGGCTGAAGCACAGTATATTCTTCAAACGAGCATCTAACTTTCCGGATGAAAACACTCCCCATTTTCCATAAACTGGATGACATTATTCAATTATTCCTAAAAAACGGTCTGCTGCTCCTCACTGCTGAAACCGGCGCAGGCAAAACCACCCTTTTCCCCTGGAAGCTGCTCACACATCCGGATTTTTCTCAAAAAAAAATTATTTTGCTTGAACCACGCCGTCTGGCAGCCCGGGCTGCAGCAGAGCGTATCGCCTCCCTTTTACAGGAATCAGTTGGACAAACAGTAGGCATCCGCACCCGTTTAGAGACCCGCGTAAGCCCGCAAACCCGATTGGAAGTCATCACCGAAGGTGTCCTGACCAGGCTTTTACAGCAAGATCCCGGTTTGAAACTTTATGATACCCTTTTGTTTGATGAATTCCACACCCGCAGTTTGCAAGGTGATTTGGGATTGGCTCTGGCTTGGGAGACGCGAAAACACCATCGCAAGGATTTAAGAATCGCCATCCTTTCAGCAACGTTGCCGGCCAGGGATATTTCTGAAATCTTCCCGGGGTTTCCTCTCATCAGCGTACCGGGTCGTGTACATCCGGTCGAAGTCTTCTACCGGCCGCCGGTGAACACGCATGAAAAACCCTGGGATGCAGCTGCCCGGCTTTGCTCAGAGGCACTACAACAAATCAAGGACAGCGCGCCTGCCACAATTCTATGTTTTTTACCCGGCTTCTTCGAGATGTACAAAACCCAGGCAATTCTAACAGGTAGACACCCTGCCCTACAGAAAGAAATTCACCTTCTGCATGGTCAGATGCCTTCCTCTGAACAGCGACTTGTGCTTGATCCTGATAAAGCCAACACCAACCGCATCATTCTTGCCACCAATGTGGCCGAGACCAGTCTTACGATTCCCGGTGTGAAAGTCGTGGTGGATATCGGTCTGGAACGCCGCGTACGTTTTTTACCGCGTACGGGTATGGATCACTGGGATACCCTCCCCATCAGTCTGGCTTCTGCTGAGCAGCGCAAAGGCCGGGCAGGACGTTTAGGTCCGGGCTTTTGCTTTCGCTGGTGGCATAAAACTGACTTCCGCGAACCCTTCGCACTCCCCGAAATTGCAGAAGCTGATCTGGCCCCTCTGGTGCTGGAAACATCTGCCTGGGGTGCCGCCTCTCCTACCGACCTTACCTGGCTTACGGTCCCTCCGGCAGCCGCCCTTTCCCAGGCAACCGGCTTATTAAAAAAACTCGACCTGCTTGACACGCACGGCCGGATTACCTCCGTGGGCCGATATGCCAATCAATTCCCCATCCATCCCCGTTTGGCCAGAATGATCATGGCTTTCAAGGACACACCGGATATCGAGACTGCTGCTGTATTGGCCGCCTTACTGGAAAGTGATGATTTACTCTCTCGCAAAGATCCTGATTTCCGTGAACGGGTCCAATTGTTCGAGGATTGGTCCCAAGGAAAAGCGCTGCCCCAGCACCGCGGTCAGTTAAAAAAAATTTGGGAAGAATGTCTGCGTATTTTGCGCATCTTGGGCAGACACACTGATCTGCCGCAAAAACTTACGATCAACCTGCATGCGGTGGGCCGGCTCCTTTTAACCGCTTATCCGGATCGATTGGCCAAGCGGACCCGGCTTGATGATCCGGTTACCTCCCGTTGGCTGTTGGCATCCGGCAGAGGCGGGTTGCTCAAAGGCCGGCTCTCACAAGCCGATTATTTGGTGATCACGGATTTGGATGGCGGTGAACAAAATGCCAAAATCTTTTCAGCCGTCCCCATCCCCTACAAAGAACTGCTCACCAGTCCAGTGGTCGCAACCAAAGAAAGCTGGCGCATTGATTGGAAAGGTTGGAAACCCAAAGGCAAATCAGAAATAAAAATCGGCGCCATTGTATTGAAAGGTCAACAAAGCGGCCTGCCTGCTAAAGATATTCTCCAAACTGAAGTTTTAAAAAAA
The genomic region above belongs to bacterium and contains:
- a CDS encoding carbonic anhydrase, which produces MRKLLEGILDFHAKREAGNDLLFKHLTARQQPDALFITCSDSRVVPNLLVSTNPGDLFVMRNVGNVVPACCDHSGYSKTDDSEIAALEYALNCLQVKDIIVCGHSNCGAIHAIYKNSTVKSAPHLNSWLSHAKDALDTFEHPLTFDKDWSVPDRISQKNVLLQIEHLKTYDIVQSALQKKQTALHAWWFDIEEVEIYSFNRDENKFKVINPAEAQYILQTSI
- the hrpB gene encoding ATP-dependent helicase HrpB, which gives rise to MKTLPIFHKLDDIIQLFLKNGLLLLTAETGAGKTTLFPWKLLTHPDFSQKKIILLEPRRLAARAAAERIASLLQESVGQTVGIRTRLETRVSPQTRLEVITEGVLTRLLQQDPGLKLYDTLLFDEFHTRSLQGDLGLALAWETRKHHRKDLRIAILSATLPARDISEIFPGFPLISVPGRVHPVEVFYRPPVNTHEKPWDAAARLCSEALQQIKDSAPATILCFLPGFFEMYKTQAILTGRHPALQKEIHLLHGQMPSSEQRLVLDPDKANTNRIILATNVAETSLTIPGVKVVVDIGLERRVRFLPRTGMDHWDTLPISLASAEQRKGRAGRLGPGFCFRWWHKTDFREPFALPEIAEADLAPLVLETSAWGAASPTDLTWLTVPPAAALSQATGLLKKLDLLDTHGRITSVGRYANQFPIHPRLARMIMAFKDTPDIETAAVLAALLESDDLLSRKDPDFRERVQLFEDWSQGKALPQHRGQLKKIWEECLRILRILGRHTDLPQKLTINLHAVGRLLLTAYPDRLAKRTRLDDPVTSRWLLASGRGGLLKGRLSQADYLVITDLDGGEQNAKIFSAVPIPYKELLTSPVVATKESWRIDWKGWKPKGKSEIKIGAIVLKGQQSGLPAKDILQTEVLKKIRSKGFSRLPWSTGSERFLARCRFVEKWGNQPDWPSFDEATLLSRAEQWLLPVGNWTGNNVWSEQSLLTGLKRYLKPEQQEFLNQSAPEIIRLAAGFKKTLNYQTDGFPKCSARLQEFFGCQTTPTLCNQPIVLDILSPANRTVQLTRDLESFWKKTYPGIKKEYEGKYPKHHWPDNPKNKKYIKHQKS